The Drosophila sulfurigaster albostrigata strain 15112-1811.04 chromosome 3, ASM2355843v2, whole genome shotgun sequence genomic sequence gatatatttatttaactattgaatatgaaacaaatttaaactaCATGATATACTATAAGATAGATAGTAAATCTAATTTAagctaaacaaaatttgtttgcggtAATCGTGGTATGCATCATTAAaactttgcttattttaaatgcagtcaaattctaattatttaaaaagtagcGGTTCGTTCGcggtacatacatacatatatgaacgtattattaaatttttgtgggAGTGCAGTTTTGCTTATTTAGCGAGTGGGTTGAATTGTATGTACTAACATTAAGCAATATTTACGATTGCGTCTTCAATATACCGCCAAATATTAGTGCAACACCATTACTAGCAGAAGCTTGTCTTTGCCCAATTTTCGCTCAATATATCATAACTTGATTTCTATAGAAATTTCTCGGTTAACAAACATTTgatacacaaacaaacacaaaggAACAAGGAGGCATGTCCGGTGCTAAAAAGTATATGCTTATGTACTTGAtcagtaacaataacaaaaccaTATCCGACTGTCTAACAAGTCAGTCTTAGATTATTAGAGAGCTGAAATATACACGtagtaattaatatttacatattactGAATTAATATTGCCTTTAGATTTAGTCGTAGTAAAACAGTTGACATTTTTTAACCAATTCaagatatttattgaaataattaaaatgttgtaaaagaataaatattattggaATTAAAGATAATTAAGAAAAACGTCCTTTAGACCAACGGGTAGACGCCATGGTCCGCAATCTTGCATTGATTATTCTTATTGCGAGCTATGCGAATGTATCCACTTTCACCCCAGGACTCTGACCAGGAGTTCTTCACCAGCCAATAGTCGCCGCCAATGTCATCACGACCATAgccaacgacgacaacgccATGGTTTACATCGTCCTGGCACGAAGGTTCATCGAAGACACCTCCTTGATAGTTCTGAAATTGTGAAGCATCAACGGCCACTGAAATGGGACCCTTCTCTGCAACGGCTGCTGCCAGCGCAGACTCATCTCCACTGGCCACACCGACAGTGCCAGTGACCTTTGCGCCAATGTTCTCAGCATTGAAACGACATTCGCCATCCCTCTCTTCATAGGGATATGAGTCCTCAGTGTCAACACCACCATTGTTCTTGATAAAGTTTAATGCAGTTTCTGGCCAGCCGCCATCACATCCGCCATTCTCCTTGGAGCAATCGATTAGATTCTGTTCGGATAGCGAGATAAGCTGTCGGTTCTTGATAAAGTTTTGGCCCTCTAGTGTGCCAATGGCAGAAAAAGCCCAGCAAGATCCACATCCGCCTTGATCCTTAACTCTTGTAACTGCTCCCTTCTCACGCCAATCTATGCTTCCGGGTATTTGAACACTTGTTGATGGAGTGAATATTTGAGTGATACCAATTGTCAAGTCATTGGCATTGATGCTTGACAGCACTGTCTTCTGGAATTCCTTGGAGTTCAAGTCTGAGAATTGATTGATGCCCATCTCGTAGGATACTTCCCCAGCAGCATATCGCTTGTTGTGACTATCGATCAGTTTCTTATTTTCTACGAAGTTCTGCAGGCGTTTCAATTCCTCACTAGCATCCTTGTAGGATTTGCGGTGCTTCAATTTGAAGGCGTTAAACTCAGCCTTTAGAATGTCTTTCAGACTGGTTGCATGGACAACTGCCACGAGGACCAGAATTAGAATGACTGCTTTCATTGTGATTTAGCTTAATACCCACTGAAGAACTATGGGAAACTAATTTAGGTTGAGCATGGCTCGCCTTTTATACTACTTTCATATGTCCAATGATTATTTACAATCTCCATAAAGATAGGCGAAATTACATCTTTATAACCATTTCAAGGGGGAAATGTTAAGTAATAAACAGATTAAGGAGGGGTTTTAATAACAGATATTTGATATCATACATTGTAATGCGGATgtattctaaaatttttttgtaataggTAATTGGTAGAACATTAGCTCACCTAAATAatcatacaaatttatttttatttttagctttaaaTAGGTCAGTCATAACCGCTTTAGATAACgttctatatattatacttacattcaaaatgatttgattctcgtaaattaaatatttataacaaataaaataacgaaatatattaaaaattaatgcgCAATTGTGAAATAACAGATAGACCGCTTGAggcaaaacattaaaattaataaacagaTTGAGTTGAATTTGACTGAAATATTCCCACTCCCTCAATTAACTGCCTGAAAGactaaaactaaaatgaatGGCAAAATTAACATACGTTAGAACGAATTGTCGATTAGCTAGTGTAAATTCATTATTGCTTCCAAAGGATTAAATCTCTCTTATTACTCTCGTTTTGAACATATTGAAAGCCAAAGCATTAATGCAAAATTACTATACAGAGCgctgaaaattttaaattatttaatttatttacaaataagtgaatataataatatagtgTTCTTTAAACTAATGGATAAATGGCTGAATTGGCAATACCGCATTGATTGTCACAATTGCGAGCCATGCGAATGTATCCGTCTTCACCCCAATCCTCGCCCCAAGAGTTCCTCACCAACCAATAATCTCCATCAGCTGGATCGGTGCCATAgccaataataactacagcaTGGTCTGTATCTTGAGAGCACGATGGTTCATTTAAGACGCCACCTTCATAATTTTGGAAGAAGGAGGCATCGACACATACCGAGATGGGTCCTTTATTGGCGACGGCGTCTGCCAATGCGTCTTCATTTCCACTTTCAATTTGTGAAACTCCCGAGATTTGTGCTCCTACGTCGTCCTCATCATAACTGCAATCGTCATCTGTTTCTTCATACGGATAAGAACTTTCTGTATCTATTCCACCATTGTCCTTAACATAATTCAATGCTTCAATCGGCGAACCGCCATCACAACCGTCGTTGTCGTAGGAATCGTCACTTGAGCAGTCCATCAGATTTTGCTCAGACAGAGATACACTCTTTCCTTTGTGTATGAAGTACTGACTTTCCAGAGAACCTACGGCAGAGAAAGCCCAACAGGAGCCGCATTGGCCTTGATCTTTAACAGGGTTAACAGCACCCTTAACACGATAATCAACTTCACTTGGAAGGTTCTTCTTGGCAGAAGGATTGTAAATATAATCGATACCTTCCAGTGAATGATTTGTATTAAGGCTTGGAAGCATAAGCCTTTTAAATTCCTCTGGAGTCAAGTCAGTGAATTTATTTACACCCATCTTgtaagtctttttttttggctacaTAGAACTTGTTATGCCTATCGatcaatttttgttgtcattAAAGATCTTCAGACGCAGCTGTTCCTCGTATTCGCTATCGTAGCTTTTCTTATGCTCCACTTTAAAGAGTTCAAATTCTGCGTTAAGTAAATTATCGTAAGTGATTCTTGCCTGGATAAATCCCACGAGtgcgaaaagcaaaatgcaaattaccGCCTTCATATTgaagtttttaatataaactgATCATAGATCTGTATAATATGAGGCATTATATACCCAGACTGGGATTGATCGTTACGCATGATCTCGAGAAACCgcaaaaaatatcataaagCTAAACAAAGAGGAGAGGATAgatgaaataacaaaacaaaaatgtacttcttgattatttatttaagtaatattgaattaaagcAGGTGCAAGTTTGTAATCTATCACCCGAGATAGCACAATGTTCCTCGCGGTATCGATATGGAGAGAATGACTCAAAAATAATCGGCATCTGTGAAGGAAAAGATACAACATTATctaatactattttatttttattataccctctacccccatagggtagaaaggCTCGAGGAAatggcagaaggaggcatctccgaccctataattaatatatatacttgatcagcgttaacagccgacacaatatagccatgtccgcctaaatctcagagactacaaaagagagagagagataactTACCCAATTCCGCCCCACAATTGGATACGAATCGAATAACCGTCAGAATTTTGAAGCTAGGGTCACGATTGGTTCACAAAataatacttacatatatgcTTCATggttcctgaaaatttggtttgcGGTCGAAAATGCCTAATCACTCCATGGTCTATTTTGAATCTAGagctatatcaatataccaaatatagaattttttaatttttattgtagtatgtatattgttgtatttttgcttttatttaaaatgggtaacgggtatctcacatttGAGcgcattgcaaattgcaatccACTTTAGTTCAGTCGAACTTGTGGTGATGAATACctcttaatatttttatactcgctacccataggtAAAGGGTATAATTACTAACTTTGTGCTTgtatgaaaatgtatttaaaatggaGAAGGAGATTTCGTCGTTATAGGACAgttgacatttttaatatatttattatttatggaaattacttaaattttgtaaGAGAATAAATTATAGTTGATTTATAGATGATTAAGAAAAACGTCTCTTAGACCAACGGATAGAAAAAAGGCAAATTGCTGCCTTCATGCTAAAGTTACACAACTTACACTCATTCTAGATCAGCGGAGTGTCATGCATTATACATCAAGACTGCTGTTCATCCGTTACACATTGCAGTGGGACCCCGCAGCATATTTCGCAATGTCGAACAATGAGCAAAGAATTTCACAAATAACCAAACCGGAAGGTGATCCAACATTTGAGCaatgttgaattaaataaGGGTGCACAGTAATACACTGTGTCTTGTATAccttataaaattgtattcagTTATCGCCTGACCACAAGTAATACACGTATATTTTTTAGCTTACGAAATATACTACGATATgggtttattttaatgcaaacttAATATTTGACCAATATTTGTGTACCAAACTGTTATTTGAAATCAGTGAAAAAGCATCTGTGAAAAGCCATTGctaaaaattgagttttagtgttaagatttttaaactctactttgatttttttttacgtaACACATAGCATCAGCTGCTAATTTAGCTGGATCTAATTTAGTGAATTTATAATTGCGATTGTGAAATTGCATAACATGCGTTTGACTATTTTTGAAAGTTCTTTACTATACCGTCGGTTGCATGACTATTGGGTATAACTATAAAATTtccttaatatttaattattttacccttatgaaaatatttctaataacGTTAAAGATTGTAAATGggataaacaattatttatttgcaataaaataatataaattatataaatacaaagatatttattaaattaaaggaTAAATTGCATAACTGGCAATAGCACATTGATTGCTACGATTGCGAGCCATGCGAATGTATCCGATTTCTCCCCAATTCTCGCCCCAAGAGTTCCTCGCCAGCCAATAATCTCCTCCAACTGAATCGGTGCCGTagccatcaacaacaatacaatgaTTTGTAGATTGAGAGCACGATGGTTCATTGAAGACGCCACTTTGGTAGTATTGGAACAAGGAGGCGTCGACGCACACCGAGATGGGTCCCTTCTTGGCGACTGCGGATGCCAATGCGGCTTCATCTCCGCTAGCAATTTGTATAACAGCAGAGATTTTTGATCCaatgttgttcttattgtaaCGGCAAGATTTGTCTTCTCCTTCATATGGGTAAGAGCTTTCAGTATTTATACCACCATTGTCCCTAACATAATTCAATGCTTCAATCGGCCAGCCACCTCCACAGCCTTGGTTGTAATAGGGATAACCTCTTGTGCAGTCCACCAAATTTTGCTCGGACAGGGATACTCTTTGGTTTAAGTTTATAAAGTGATGACTTTCTAGTGAACCGACGGCAGAGAAAGCCCAACAGGAACCACAGGAGCCTTGATTTTTAACTGGATTAACAGCGCCTGAAAGACGCCAATCAACGCTACTCGGGAGACTCGCCTTGGCAGAAGGATTGTAAATATAGTCGATGCCTTCCTGGGCGTCAGCAGGATTGAGGTTTGTGAGCACAAGAGTTTTGAATTCCTCGGGAGTCATATCAGAGAATTTATTCACTCCCATCTCGTAAGACTCCTCTCCGGCCACATAGCGTTTGTTGTGACTGTCGATCAGTTTCTTGTTTTCCACAAATATCTGAATGCGCTTCAACTCCTCACTAGCATCCTTGTAGATTTTGTGGTGCTTCAATTTGAAGGCGTTAAACTCATCCTTAAGAAGGTTTTTTAGACTAGTTGCATGGACAACTGCCACTAGAACCAGAACTAGAATGACTGCTTTCATAGCGATTTAGATTAAAACTCAGTGAAGAACTGTGCGAAACTGAATTGAGTTGAGCACCCTTTGCCTTTTATACGTCTTTAATGAGTCCTATAATTTACAATCTTTTTTATAGATAGGcgaaattacatatttataactatttcAAGCGCTTTTGCAGATAGCTTAACTGTGATTctcttaaataataaaaagacaGGGGAAGGGTTTTATAACACATatttcacatacatacaccgTAATGTGGAGggataaaataatatttttttttgttttaaaagatAGTCGACAGAACATTACACTTGAATAATCATAAAAagctatattttatttgattacgTAGCTATTTGTACTTATAGTTTGAAATAGGTCAGTCGTAATCGTCTGAGATAACATTACATATACTTAgtttgtaaaaaataaaatcgcgaaatttattaaaaattaatgcgcaattaattgaatatagaCTGTATGAtgcaaaaaatagaagaaaccAACTTAAAAGTCTTGAATTATATATGGCATATTATtctgaccctataaagtatatattcttgattagtgtcaacagccaagacgataTAGCAGTCTGTccgtcagtctgtctgtccatatgaaACACTGTAttttagagactataagagagagagagagaactatCCTTTTTTATATCACTTGTTATGCTTACACGCAGatcaagattgtttcaaaCTTTCACCACaaccacttccgccccgcaaattgACTAAACTTGAATACCTATCGTTATTCTAAAGCTAGagtcgaattttggtatataaattaataactattGTCTGTGAGATtagtagtatttttgtggtatattatgttattatattttaagaataactAAGTTAGCGGATATCTTATAGTcaagtacactcgactgtagctttatgattagtatttaaaattcttataaatGCTAGACTGACTGAAACTATAATAACTAGGGATACCAGAGTTGACAGGCGCTCAAAAAATTATCGTTCAACTAATGTAATTATGTTCATTGCAACTTTTATATAACTATTCTCGCTTTTGTTATAACTTTTTGTGAGTCCAAGCGAATTATGACTTGGAACCTATCCGTTAGAATTTTtagttataaataatactgcaagtattatgctttaatttatttattaaaacaagtaagaaagttacagtcgacacatataaaatataccatagacggcacaatatacgaGATTGTCGGAtgaagcaactcagaccccaaGTAATAAGGCgttttttgcccatacaaaagtatttatttaatacaaaagtatttatttatttattattgtatatactaaaattcgtagctctagctttaaaataacgcTTGCTATTCTAtataataatacccttctaccctatgggtagcgggtataatgagttttattattaatattgtaaatatgaGAAATATTGCTTTGAGAGTATAACAGAGTTCGGAATATTTCGTtacaatattacaataaaGAGAACGCTGTAAATTTCAAAAAGggtaatttatttacaaataagtgaatataataaaatattgtccGTTGAACTAATGGATAAATTGCAGAATTTGCTATACCGCATTGATTGTCACAATCTTTATCCCAATCCTCGTCTCAAGAGTTCCTAGCCAACCAATAATTTCCTCCAACTAAATCGGTGCCATAACCAAACACAATTGCACAAAGGTTTGTTTTTTGGTAGCACGATGGTTCATTGAAGTCGTCCCCTTAATAATATTGGAGGAGGGAGTCATCGATACATACGCAGATGGGCCTATTAGTCTATGCCTACTTTTGAGTAACTGATTTTAAAGCTTTGGAGCTTTTTAAATTCCTTGGGagtcaaattattaaatttatgtacagGCATCTTCTAAGTCTTCTTTTCTGCTATTTAGCGCTTGTTGTGCGTGTCGATCAGTTTCTTGTTGTCCTTAAAAATCTGCAGACGCAGTTGTTCCATGTCAGCTGTATGTCTTCACGTCTGAGtggaaatttatattatattattatatacacgtgcatctacatacatacataatgaATATTTACACTTTAGTTTAGCTTTAGTGTTTTAGCAGATTACAGTTCGACTTCGTAAATATAAAacagttgaaatttttgtagtaggacgtgtgcctacacacacactctctctcgatattggctCTCTTTATCATGCCTCTCATTCTATTTCACATTCtatgttatacataattaagctatacggtcagtcttgatcgaacagcagaataaatcggacgctaaaatacaattagtgTTGTTTCTTTAACTACCACAATTTCAGAAGTGGAtcggctaaaaaaaaaaaatgaacacgTCTACATTTGAGAAATACACTACGACACAATTAAAGAAGTGGCTAACAGCGCTATGTTTGCCCACGACGGGCAACAAGGCAGAATTAATAAAACGATTGCTCGATGTTTCACCAGAGATGTTTGAAGAAGTACCATCAGGAAGCAacgatttattaaatttggccAATATTTTGTCTGGCCAAGAAAACGAATTGCCCAACAACATCGAGCGTCATGATCAGACTCAAAATGTTCCCGAAAATTCTGACCTAGGAGAGAGTATTCGCCAGGATTTGCTAAACACTATTCAAAAGCTGCAAGAAGAATTACGTTTAGTCAAAGAGGAATTGCGAAATTCTCAGAACAACGCAGCTGCACATCAGATGTCTACAACagaaatagacaacaacaacaacggcgccaCACAGTTTTTGcgcgcagctgcacagcgtTCGGCGCCAGAAGTCGCGAATTtgggcgacaacaacaacaacaacgacagcaacggatcgacacaaacaacaacggcgccaCACACTTACTCGATTTGTGCACAGCTGCACAAAGTG encodes the following:
- the LOC133845632 gene encoding procathepsin L-like; the encoded protein is MKAVILILVLVAVVHATSLKDILKAEFNAFKLKHRKSYKDASEELKRLQNFVENKKLIDSHNKRYAAGEVSYEMGINQFSDLNSKEFQKTVLSSINANDLTIGITQIFTPSTSVQIPGSIDWREKGAVTRVKDQGGCGSCWAFSAIGTLEGQNFIKNRQLISLSEQNLIDCSKENGGCDGGWPETALNFIKNNGGVDTEDSYPYEERDGECRFNAENIGAKVTGTVGVASGDESALAAAVAEKGPISVAVDASQFQNYQGGVFDEPSCQDDVNHGVVVVGYGRDDIGGDYWLVKNSWSESWGESGYIRIARNKNNQCKIADHGVYPLV
- the LOC133845647 gene encoding procathepsin L-like, which gives rise to MGVNKFTDLTPEEFKRLMLPSLNTNHSLEGIDYIYNPSAKKNLPSEVDYRVKGAVNPVKDQGQCGSCWAFSAVGSLESQYFIHKGKSVSLSEQNLMDCSSDDSYDNDGCDGGSPIEALNYVKDNGGIDTESSYPYEETDDDCSYDEDDVGAQISGVSQIESGNEDALADAVANKGPISVCVDASFFQNYEGGVLNEPSCSQDTDHAVVIIGYGTDPADGDYWLVRNSWGEDWGEDGYIRMARNCDNQCGIANSAIYPLV
- the LOC133845627 gene encoding procathepsin L-like, coding for MKAVILVLVLVAVVHATSLKNLLKDEFNAFKLKHHKIYKDASEELKRIQIFVENKKLIDSHNKRYVAGEESYEMGVNKFSDMTPEEFKTLVLTNLNPADAQEGIDYIYNPSAKASLPSSVDWRLSGAVNPVKNQGSCGSCWAFSAVGSLESHHFINLNQRVSLSEQNLVDCTRGYPYYNQGCGGGWPIEALNYVRDNGGINTESSYPYEGEDKSCRYNKNNIGSKISAVIQIASGDEAALASAVAKKGPISVCVDASLFQYYQSGVFNEPSCSQSTNHCIVVDGYGTDSVGGDYWLARNSWGENWGEIGYIRMARNRSNQCAIASYAIYPLI